The nucleotide sequence ATGGAAACCAGGTCAGTGTTGTCCACATTCAAACCCCAAATCATTCACAGCCCTACACAAAGTTCAAAAGAAGAATAACATGTGTAGTTGATGCGAAGACCAAAATGGCAATATTATTGAAATTAGCAAAGAACAAAGTTTAATAAGGGGAAGACTGCAAGGAATAATGATGGGATATGTAGAGGCAGATGAGAAGATCCCTTGGGAGACTACAAAATCCGTTTGTTCCCTAAACCATACTTTGCTTTTTTACTCTTATGAAGCTGAGCTGCCACCACATGGGTCTGGGCTCTTGTGCCTCCATCTCAATTCCCCTCTGACACCATATTAacggtttttttttctccaaaccCAACGGAGGAGTGagataaaaagaagaaggaacCACAGCATGAGCCCCTCGCGAATAAAGCGTGGTCTTCCCATGTTTGAGACCCGGGATGTACATGCCCACATGGCCCCTCTTGTCCCTttcccttggaattttcactacAAAATCAACAGTTCCCTCCTCAGTACTACCATCTCCTCACCCTTGGATGGACTCCAAAATTCGTGTCCCATGACTATTCTACGCCCTCAACAGTGTCAAAGCTCCACACCCATCTCGAGGAAAGCTAGCCCATCAAGTTCAAATTGAGATACCTGCGCCATTAGATCAAGATAAATATCGAGGGAAGTGTTGCTTCTATGGTGCACCACACGTATAGATGTCTTTCTTCCTAGTAATTATTTTTCAGGAAATTAATAGTGAAACCGTAGATAAATAATACACAACAATGAtcagaaataaataaagtggGAAGTGGGATTTGCAGTGGGCGCTGCCTCGGGCATTGAGCTCTAGGGATTCCCTCAAACAAAGGAATGTTACGTAGTGATGTGGAGTAGTGTGTTGTGTATAGTCATGAAGTGTTTCTTTCTTGAAGCTGCTGAGATTTATCTGCAATgctgctctctctctcttcttttaaCCCTGTGTCCTGTTCTTGGATTTTGAATGttcttttcattaaataaaaaaaagaaaaaaaaagaaaaggaataatGGCAATGGTAAATTGGATCTTAGGGCAGACCCATCACGTGAAATTAAATAGTTTAATGGGTTAATTTTGCGTTGTTAATTAACAAAAGGGGTCTTAAATATATTGAAACCCATCAAGGAAGGCTCAAGTCGCCACCTGCTCTTTGTCTGTTTACTCTTTGTTTCAACGATTCCTTTGAGAAAGGAAATGTTGGGTAACTGTGAGAAGATGGTGGTCATCTCATCAACTACAAACGATTGGCCAGAGGttcatctctctttctctttctcaattATTAGACAAAACATGACCCCATTTTTGTATGTTAGCTATTGGAAGAGAATATGGATGCTGTGTTGTTATTTTACCCTAAAACGCCACTTTGaactctttctttttcctttttctctttgggTGTAGAATCAGATAGATGATAAGGGGTTGATGGCTTCAACGGGTAGGGTTATGGAGAAACCAGGCCAAGAGCAGCAAGCCCTCAAGTGTCCTCGTTGTGATTCCTCCAATACCAAGTTCTGCTACTACAACAACTACAGCTTGTCTCAGCCTAGGCACTTCTGCAAGGCCTGTAAGCGTTACTGGACTAGAGGTGGAACCCTCAGAAACGTTCCTGTAGGAGGTGGGTGCAGGAAGAACAAGCGTGTGAAGAGGCCGGCTTCTTCCGTTGATGCTCCCTCTTCTGCTCCTACTGCTGCTCTTAACCCTCCCCCTCCATCCCAGATCGACCTATCCGCTTCGTCAAACCATGTTACTCCTTTGTTTTATGGCTTACCTAGTAATCCTTCCGAGCTCAATCTTCCATTTCCAAGGTTCAATTCTAGAGCCTCCAATGAGGATACTGTTTCTGGGTATGATCTCCAGCCTCAATTGGGTGCTCTTGGATTAGGATTTTCTTCTGGGATCATAGCCAATGATGCTCGCACTGATGATTACCGAAATGGCTTTAATCCAGCTAAACAAATCCAAGATTTGGTTACTTCAAGCTCACTTCTCTCAAACTATTCCATCTTTGGATCTTCATCTTCCACCACTACTCCAACAATGGCTTCTTTGATCAATTCTAGCCTGCAACAGCAGAAGTTCATGAATGGTGATCTAAAAGAAAGTCGAGGAGCTAATCATTTTCAGCCCTTAGTACCCTATGAAGACCTGCAAATATCAGGGAACACCAGCATGGCCATGAAAGAAGTGAAAAGCGAACAAGGCCACAACACATTGGAGTGGAATAGTGTTCCTTGCCAGAATCAGATGGAGCAAATCGGCTCCTCTGATCCTTCTCTTTACTGGAACTTAACGAGTCTCGGCGCCTGGTCCGATCTTCCAAACATGGGGTCTTCCGTCACTTCTCTAATCTAGCCCAACCAGCTATCGTTTTTCTTCTCATCTCCCTCTTTTTTAATAGTCCGAGTCTTTTTAGCTACTTAGATTTCTGCTGATTACTTCTGTTTGTAGTGAATTTTATGGTCACAGTGGATGGAAttcataaaggaaaaaacaaaaatacatatatatggAGTTAAAGCAACGATGGGAGCTAGGAGTTTGGATCGGAGCGATCATGTCAGCAGCAAAATTCAGCCTGTTATTTTTATGAACAAGGTTGAGGAACCCCATTTGCTCTGAGAGGAACCTCGGATCCTCTCCGTCTCATCGGCCTAAGGTATCATTATCAACTAGACAGTGTGAAGGGTCTCCTTGAAGAAAGGATATCCTTGGGTGCAACTTCCTTGTTAAGTTGATTTTCTCTTTTGTATGTATATATGCATGACATTGCCTTTCTTTCTAATGTATCTGTTACTAGGCGGGGTGTTGGGGCTTATTGGAGATATATATGTTGTAGTCCTCAAAGAAGATCATATATATGAggaactaataattttttccctttcactttctttgattagattttttctcttttggttttagGGGGGAAAGGGGTTGGGCATAATGGTATAGAGGAGAGGGAGATTTGTTATTGCAACGTTGGTCTCTAGTTCATGTGGTTGCTCTTCGTTAATTAAGCGctgttaattttgtttttcttcaatCCATGTTTTATATTAGTGCGGACCCTATATAGTTTTGGGAAATTTTCACACTAAACAAAGAGGGAAACTGCATTACCTCATTAGTGCTGCAAGACAGCTAGCTTAATGAGCTCATGGAGGAAGGGGGATTCATAATTTAAGTCCACACCTTTTAACCAGCCCATAACTGTAACTAAAATGGATTTGAGTTTATGGCTCTGGTTTTAGTTTTAGTGTGCTTGCTGTCTGCAACAGTTCATTCTCTCGTACATCCTCAGAAAGAGAAGGGCAACACACACAGATGACAGTGTCGTGTTGATAATTCAAATTCGATCACTTGGTCCAAGCAAGAACTGACAATTAAAGTGAGTTTCAAGTCATGACATGTATATTTAGTATATGCTGTCTATCCTGCAGGTATTCATTCTCCCCATATATGCCTGAGATCGCCAATTTTAAGGACAAGATCCagtttaaattattatgaaatggTTTTGGATTTCAAGTTGTTGTCTTTGCTGCAATGCACTTGCTAGTacactctttttcctttttttttttttctttttttttccggTAGATACTCTAGTGGCATATGCTCCCGGAATTAATCTTCATATTTCCACTTTTGCATTGTACTCTTGTAACTTCTATTTCCATGTCTGACTAGTGATTGGATATATATGGTCAGAGGACTCCCTTCTTTGCTCATATGATTCGTAAGTTGCAAATCATTATGAAAATGGAGGCCATAACTATATCATTAGGGCGTACAACCATATTTTGCATGCTGTTTGTTGCACTAAATTTGGGTTCTCGTAAAACTACAACTGAGCCTGTGGCCCAGCCATTAGTTGAGTTGCAGGGAGAATCTTCAGTAGGGGTGGAGCCTCCTGCGTAGACCATATATGCAACCTTCAATGGGTCATACAACGTGGGTGGGGACCAAGCCCTTCcacaaaaatttagatttttgtcCCTGCAAATCCATTATGCGGCAGTTGTCTTGGGAGCTAAATAGAATATATATGATGTGCATGTTGCAGTTTTATTAAAGTGATGAAGTTTCCAGTAGATTGATAAGAATACTCGATTAGGTTGATTAGTGCGCACATTAGGATTTTTGTGAGGGAGGGAAGTAACAAATGGAACTTCAAATTGGGGAAGAG is from Vitis riparia cultivar Riparia Gloire de Montpellier isolate 1030 chromosome 10, EGFV_Vit.rip_1.0, whole genome shotgun sequence and encodes:
- the LOC117924312 gene encoding dof zinc finger protein DOF1.4, translating into MLGNCEKMVVISSTTNDWPENQIDDKGLMASTGRVMEKPGQEQQALKCPRCDSSNTKFCYYNNYSLSQPRHFCKACKRYWTRGGTLRNVPVGGGCRKNKRVKRPASSVDAPSSAPTAALNPPPPSQIDLSASSNHVTPLFYGLPSNPSELNLPFPRFNSRASNEDTVSGYDLQPQLGALGLGFSSGIIANDARTDDYRNGFNPAKQIQDLVTSSSLLSNYSIFGSSSSTTTPTMASLINSSLQQQKFMNGDLKESRGANHFQPLVPYEDLQISGNTSMAMKEVKSEQGHNTLEWNSVPCQNQMEQIGSSDPSLYWNLTSLGAWSDLPNMGSSVTSLI